GCACCTTTAATAAGAAGCAGATTGCGCTCAGCGTCAACACGTACGATCTCTAGGTTTTGAGTCGTTACACGCTCAGCACCCATGTGACCTGCCATTTTCTTGCCTTTAAACACGCGACCTGGAGTTTGACATTGGCCAATTGAACCCGGTGCACGGTGAGACAAAGAGTTACCGTGAGTCATATCTTGAGTAGAGAAGTTCCAACGCTTAACTGCGCCTTGGAAGCCTTTACCTTTAGATGTACCAGTAACGTCTACTTTTTTAATTTCGTTGAAAAGTTCTACGTTTAGCTCAGCGCCAACTTCAAACTCTTCGCCGTTTTCTAAACGGAATTCCCAAAGACCGCGGCCTGCTTCAACACCCGCTTTCGCGAAGTGACCAGCTTCAGGCTTAGTTACACGGTTAGCTTTCTTAGCACCAGTAGTTACTTGGATT
The Vibrio pelagius genome window above contains:
- the rplC gene encoding 50S ribosomal protein L3; translation: MIGLVGRKVGMTRVFTEEGVSIPVTVVEVEANRISQVKTLENDGYAAIQVTTGAKKANRVTKPEAGHFAKAGVEAGRGLWEFRLENGEEFEVGAELNVELFNEIKKVDVTGTSKGKGFQGAVKRWNFSTQDMTHGNSLSHRAPGSIGQCQTPGRVFKGKKMAGHMGAERVTTQNLEIVRVDAERNLLLIKGAVPGSTGGNVIVKPAVKA